The Meriones unguiculatus strain TT.TT164.6M chromosome 16, Bangor_MerUng_6.1, whole genome shotgun sequence genomic sequence TGTGTTAAAACCAAGAGTTCTGTCCTCACAAAGGCACGTTTGTACCCAGAGTGAAGAGGGCACAGACGAATGCTGTGATGCCAGCTGCAGGGCTTGGTTGCTGGGTGTACTTGCTGCCCATCTGCCCCAGGGCCGGCCAGGATGCAAGCAATTTGGGTTTGGGCTGGGACTGTAGGTTTTGGCAAGTGGGCCGGCTAATACATCTCCTCAATCCCCCAAGAGTTTAACAGCATTAAACTTGGGCAGCCCCTCCTCCTGGGACGTGGTCATGGAACTGTAGTAGTACTTTCGGGTGCTCGGGCCCAGCTACAGCTCTCGCTGAGCTTCGAGAGATTGCGGCCCTGGCACTAACGCACAGCCTTTGCAGCTAGCCACTAGATCTAGCAAAGTAGGTTCTGTCCCAGGCACTCAGTGATACGAGGTGTTAACATTCTTGACAACACAGGCTGTTCCTGTAGCCTAGTTCATATGCAGATCTGCAGTTTGGCAGTTGCCGTGGAAAATAAGCTCTGAGCAGGAAGGACTTGGTGGTTGTCGTCTCTCTTGGGCACTCTTGGGCACATGCCTTGTGTGCTGCAAAGCCGTATGCACCAAGTCCTTGCTGCATAAGCGATGCAGTCTGCAAACGTCGcctgtctctcctctcctacCTGCATCCGTTTTCAGGTGCTCACAGTTGTTCTTTCTCTCGAAAGGTCTTGCGTATAACCcagccaggccagcctcaaacttgtgatcctgcTGTCTCAGGCGCCTGCGTGCCCGGATTAGCGTGTGCTGCCACATGAGCTCTTGAGAACAGATCGAGTCCCACCTCCCCGCCTTGACGACCTCAGAGCGCCGCCTCCCTGAGTGTCAGACCCTCCTGGGTGGTCCACACCCCCCAGCACAATTGCTTCCCTCCCGTCTGTTCTCGCTCCCCTTTCTGCTGCTGTGTGACCTGAATAAGACACTGCTGTTCGTTGTGTGtgcccctttcctttctcctgggAAGCTTGTCCCTGGGCCATACTCAGGaagccaactctttttttttttttttagcttttcaagagagggtttctctgggtttccttggctgtcctggactctctttgtagaccaggctggccttcaactggcagatgcctcccaagtgctgggattaaaggtgtgtaccaccacgcctggctgtgaAGCCAACTCTTATCCTCAAGACTTCTGAAAGTACTGAAAAGGGCTGGTGAGAGCTTagggcacttgctaccaagcttgAGAACCTGAACTGGATCCCCAGGATACGGTGGTCAGCCACAGTCTAGGGGTTCTGGCTGTCTTTCCTGTCCTCCACTGGTACTGCATGTGCACGGTCCACAGGTGTGGCCATAGACAGGCATTTCACCTCATGGTGTCTGCCCTCCCCATTTTCAGAATTAGTTAATAATGGTGCCTGGAGAGGAAGCATTCAAGATGGCGCTCTGTAAACCCCTGCTCCGCCTAGCAAAAGTCCTCCTCTTTTATTTAAGGTCCGAGCTTTAACTACAAGGACTATTGGCTTTGCAGCGGTACTGTACTAGTTTTTGTCTTCCAGGAATATCTGATTCTGTTTGCTTGAACTCAATCCTGAAAGACAGCTGAAGTACAGCCTCCCTCTAGCTTTTCCCTAGAAGCACTCCCCTCTCCTCCGTCATGCTCTCCATCTATTTGTGCTGTTTATCTGGCACACAGTGCCAACTTTTGGCACACATGATACTCAGCTAATGCTTGCTGATAGTTGAGATTGAAAATTAGGCTTGAGGGGAGCTCCAAAAAGGGGAGTTTGTGGGCTTTtgcttctgtcttttgttgttgttgttttgtgtttttgagacaaggtttctctgtgttgcgccagctgtcctagaactcaggctgaccttgaactcagagatccacttgcctttgcctctcaagtgctgccGAGATTAAGAATGTACACCACAACCTCCTGGCTTGGTCCTATCTTAAGAGTCTCTTTTCCCAACAGAGGCCCCCTTTGTTGGAAGTGAAGAGAAACTTGGAGCTGAAGACAACCCTGGTCAAGGCCTCCTCCCGACTGCCCCTTCCAGGAAGCAAGCTCAAGAGGGGTGCTGACCAGATGGAGGATGCCTTGGAGCCTGCAAAGGTGAGATATGTCTGGAAAGGAGAGCACGGGAAGGGAAGGGGGGTATGTGTGATAAGGACAGGTCACTGTGGAACTCCATCCTTATCCCTCCCTAGAAACGGATACGAGGCCTGGGTACAGTGACCAGAGTTGACACAGGCTGCCCCCGAGCACCACGCCTCAGCACAGTGTCACAGACACAGGCCCACACTGCAGGTGGGTTCTAGGGGTGGGTTGGGACCAGGGGTGTGGAGGCGCGCTGCTCTttcactcttttctttcaaattttatctatttttttgagTCGATGATAACCTTTCACTTGGTTGAGATCCCAAAGGCACAGAGGTGAGGTTAGAGTCTTGCTTCTCACGTCTGTTCTTGGAAGTCTGGCTCCCCCCGGGGCAGCTGTGGAAGAGTGAAGAGATGGGCGAGGAAGCAGGCACAGACGGGCAGCAGCGTTCCGCGTGCACGGCTCCGCCTGTTTGCCTGTTTTACTTGCTGAGTTTGGGCGTAGTGAGTCACTTCTGGTCCCAGAAGGGTCGTCAGGAGCTGATCAGATGCTTAAAGGTCAAGGACAGTGAGCTGTCTTATTTCTGACCCTTTAAAGCGTGTGTCAGTGCACGCCGCCCAGAGCGCGTGCTGTAcctgccctctcttccttccttgcaCAGCTCCGAAAGGCCCTAAGAAGACAGGACCTCGAGGTTGCTCTACAGTCGCTACAGGTAACAGTCTTGCGCTGGGCCCGGCCGGGGATTTGGGACGGGCGAACTCTACCCTACAAGTCTTTTTTTCTGTAGGGGGTGGTCTTGGGGATCCAGTGCAGGGCCTTGCATGTGGGAGGTAATGCTACACTAAGGTACAGCACAGCCCTtgagtttgttagtgtttaaactttattatttttattttactgcatgtgtgtgtaactgAGCATATATGTGCACAGAGGGAGGCACTGAGTTTTCTGAGCTGGAGTCACGGTGGTTGTGAGTCTCCTGAGGGTGATGGGAACCAATCCTGGGTCCTCCCTGAGAGGAGCGAGTGCTCTGACCTGCTCAGTCCTCTCTCTAGCCCAGCCTTTGTggggtttgtgttttcttccgaGTCTCACTGTAGCTCATGTTGGCCTTAAACTGGCAATTTTCCTGCCATGGCCTCCTAGtgctggattataggtgtgtccTAGCATGTTCAACACAGAGTTCTATGTTAACTCTCATTCTCCAGTGCTGAGGAACCAGAAGCCAGCTCCCACTGTTCCTGCTCCAGAGCCTGCCTGTAGGTGACACATAGGCCTGGGGtgagagggtggggaggggaaggtgggAGAGTGCCCAGGAAACGCCGTGTGCTGTCTTCCTGGCTAGCCTGAAGGGTAGAGGGACACGACTCCTGACCTTTGCCCCTTTTGTGCCCATGTTAGCATCAGCTGCTCCTATGGTGATAAAGAAACGTGCCAAACGCCCTGCCTGGGATTTAAAAGGTCAGTTGTGTGACCTCAATGAAGACCTGAAACGTTATCGGGAGAAGACTCAGACACTGGACCAGGAGAACCAGGGCCTTCGGGAGCAACTCAGAGAGGCCCAGGAGCAGGCCGCAGGCCTGGGGGCAGAGCGGAACACCCTGGAAGGGGAGCTGGCCAGTGTGCGCACCCAGGCCGAGCAGGGCCAGCAGAAGCTGGAGACTCTGAGTGCCCGCGTCTTGGAGCTGGAGGAGCAGCTGAGTACCACAGGAAGGCTGATTGAGGAGCTCCAGAAAGAACGGCTGGAGCTGCAGGAGGAGCGGAGGGCACTGAGCGCCCGCCTGGAGGAGCAAGAGGTAAGGGCCAGGTGTTCAcaagggctgcttctccctgcagCGGCTCACTCCTCTCCTCAAGGCTGCTAAAGGCGCAGAAGGCCTCACCTCTCCAGCAGGACTGTGCATCAAGTCCTCTGAGCAGCTTCTCATGCTGTGCCTGCTCTTGgccctgctgcctctgctcaCAGTTCCCATATTTCTCCCTCTTCCACGCCCGGGAACTCGGGTGCACTCTGGTTAGACGGCACGGCTTACGCCCACTGGTGCTCTCCGTGTGCACACCCACCCTAACCGAGGTTCCCCTGGACAGCGTCTTTCTGAAGTTCCCTCCGTGCGCCTCATCCTAGGGCcaggcttccttctctctttttccttttttggcaGCAGGGGGTGAGAAGTCACTGAGCCTGAAGCTCCCTGTTCTGCCTGGGCTAGCCAGCAAGGTCCAGGGTCCTTCTAGCTCtgctctccagccctgggattacaggcacacagagccgtatccagctttttttttttttttgttaacatGGGTGCTGTGAATTTAACTTGGGTCTTCCTGCTTGGTCACTGAGTGCTCGCCACAGTCAGAGGGACCCACACAGCGTTTTCTTACCTCTTCTTAACGGTCTGTGAAGTCCATGGGGCTAGGGAGCAACCCCATTGTGGCACTAGAACTTGCTAATTCTTGGTTGCGTCCCACCTTCTGTTCTCTGTTGCGGGCAGAGGAGGTTACAGGCCTCGGAAGCAGATCTGTCGAGCAGCCAGGCAGAGCTGCTCTGCCTGCGGGAGAAGACTGCAGCCCAGGTGACGTTACTGGCTGAGCAAGGAGACCGGGTCCACGGGCTGGAGATGGAGCGCCGTCGGCTGCACAACCAGCTGCAGGAACTGAAGGGCAACATCCGGGTATTCTGCCGGGTGCGCCCTGTCCTCGCAGGGGAACCCACTCCATCCCCCGGCTTCCTCCTGTTTCCCCCTGGCCCTGCTGGACCCTCTGATCCCCCAACCCGCCTTAGCCTCTCACGGTCGGATGATCGGCGATCGACCCTGACTGGGGCACCAGCCCCCACTACCCGCCATGATTTCTCCTTTGATCGGGTATTCCCACCAGGAAGCAAACAGGAAGAAGTGTTTGAGGAGATCTCCATGCTTGTCCAGTCAGCACTGGATGGCTACCCTGTGTGCATCTTTGCCTATGGACAGACAGGCAGTGGCAAGACCTTCACtatggagggtggggctgggggagaCCCCCAGTTGGAGGGGCTGATCCCTCGGGCCCTGCGGCATCTGTTCTCTGTGGCCCAGGAGATGAGTGGCCAGGGCTGGACATACAGTTTTGTGGCGAGTTACGTGGAGATCTACAATGAGACTGTCCGAGACCTGCTAGCCACTGGGACCCGGAAGGGACAAGGGGGCGAGTGCGAGATTCGTCGGGCAGGCCCGGGAAGTGAGGAGCTTACCGTCACCAATGCACGCTATGTCCCTGTTTCCTGTGAGAAGGAGGTGAGGACAAGTAGGGGCTGGAGCCAGAAGAGTGGGCAGAATGGtgcaaacaaaacagcaaagggCGCAGGGTGGGCTGTGAGGGTGGGCATCACTTCAGACTTAGCTGGTAGGCTACAAGGCAAGTTTGCTGTGGTGAGGCCAAGGAGTGGAAGGCGTGATGCGCCCCAGTGGGAGGTCACTAATCTCCTCCCAGGTGTGCCTCAGGACCCATTTCCTGCTACTTACGTGGCTTAGTTCACCCTCGCCAGGACGGCTACCTGGCTGGTCCCATCTCAGGCCTCTCAGGGGTACTCGAAGCTCACTCTTGCTCTGGAGCTCTTCAGGCAGTGAGGTCACCTGGGttgtccttttattcttttttgagaATATTGcactgtagcacaggctggctttgaactcaaggcaatcctcctgtctcagcctcctgagtgctggaattataggtgtaaaccaccacacctggcccgtTTACTTTGAGACATGgcctcactaagttgcccagaaCTCCCTTTGTATCTCCGGGAGTCCCTAAACTTTGggttctgcttcagcctcccaagtagctgggatgaTAGTTATGTGCTAAGACCCAGTCTGGGCTGTTGTGTCTAAATGTGTATACACACTGTTCTTAGCCTCTGGTTTTGCTAAAAGATGGCCTAGACAGGTTCATCGAGTGCCAACACCCCCAGcactttccagcttctgactgcCTCTGCCCTAGGTGGAGACTCTGCTCCATTTGGCACACCAGAACCGGGCTGTGGCCCGCACTGCCCAGAACGAGAGATCATCGCGCAGCCACAGTGTGTTCCAGCTGCAGATTTCCGGAGAGCACGCTGCTCGCGGCCTGCAGTGTGGCGCTCCTCTCAACCTGGTGGACCTGGCTGGGAGCGAGCGCCTGGACCCTGGCCTCACCCTGGGCCCCGGGGAGCGGGACCGTCTTCGGGAGACACAGGCCATTAACAGCAGTCTGTCGACGCTGGGGCTGGTCATAATGGCTCTGAGCAATAAGGTAGGAATGGATGCCTGGGCAGGAAAGGCATGGGCTGTGGGGAAGAATGCCCTATCCTAACTGCCTGCACCCTTAACCTTCCAGGAGTCCCACGTGCCTTACCGGAACAGCAAGCTTACCTACCTGCTGCAGAACTCTCTGGGTGGCAGTGCCAAGATGTGAGTGGAGGGACTGTAGGAActagtctttttaaaataattaattgtattttatgtgtgttggtggAAAGGTGTCAGACTCCTTGGGATGAATTGGCgctagagacagttgtgagctgccatgtgggtgctgggaattgaccccaggtccttcggaagagcaggcagtgctctcatccactgagccatctctccaggcccaggaACTACAGTCTTAACACAGCTATGTATGTGCAGCCTCTGATGTGTGTAGACCACTGATGCTGGCTGGGGCCCTTCTCTttccacaggctcatgtttgTGAACATTTCCCCTCTGGAAGAGAATGTCTCTGAGTCCCTGAATTCACTGCGCTTTGCTTCCAAGGTACAGTTGCTGTCCCGCTGTCGTGGTTTCTGTTCTTGTGACCAAGGAACTTAGAGTTTACTTGgagttcacagtttcagagggttagagtccatggccatcatggaGGTGAAATTGGGCGGTAGGAGACAGGCACAGGcttagagcagtagctgagagcgcACTTCTTGGGACGCAGCCATGATGCAGGGAGACTGGGAATGGCACGagcttttggaacctcaaagcccacccactcCCCCAAACACCTATAGGCGTCTCTgacaaggccacaactcctaatcgTCCCCAAGCAGTTCACCATCTGGGTCCTAAGTATTCAAATttatgagcctgtggaggccattctcatttaagCCACCACTGCCCACACTGGGAGGACTCCTGGCCGCTCGTAGGCATCTCCGTCATGAGTCCTGTTTTCTAGCTAGGCTACATCCATCCAGAAAGGATTTAAACTTACTAGGCCTCTTGGGTAATACCTACCTGATTCCATTTTGAACTACTGGCCTTTGAATTAACGTCTTTAGAAGAAACAGCCACATAGTCAGGGCTATATTGCAAAAACAAGCTATGTCCATGGTCTGATTCCTTTCCACTGTATTTATGAACTTGTCCCTTGTTTACTCTGCTCTTCAAAACAGCCCCCAGATCGCTCCCATATGTCCCCAGTTGCCGCATTAGTTTTAGGTCCACCAAAAAGTCTCACCAATTCCAACTGCTGGGCCATTGCGTTGTTCCCGCCTTGCTCTGATATCACACAAGGCCACGTTGACGCATTTGTGTATTTTCTAGTTATATCCATTTAGAGGACTGCTCCTTAAAATGGAATTGTCAGAACAAAGGAGATGTAAGCTTTCTGAAGTACCTCAAGTAGACATTCACGCTCTAGATCTCATCAGGGGCTAGCCAGACAGCACCACTGACCTCATCCACCCTAGGGTTGGGCAGCCTTAGTTTCTTCACTCTCTGCCTTGCTGGGTGATTTCCCCGTTTCCTGAGGCTAGAGCTCTTTACTGAGTTGTGACTTTAGTTGGACTCTGACCATGACTGGGTCTGCCCTCTGCCTGGCAAGTTCAGTGAAAAGTTAAGGCGGTTTCTTCTCTCAGTTATGTGGCCTGTCTTTCACCTATCTTTATTTTGGTGTTGAGGCTTGAACTTGGTCCTTGTCACATTAAGCATGGGCTGTGTGACTAGCCTAATTTCTCAAAGATAATGAGCAGGTTTTTGTCATAAGTGGTAGCTTACGTCTTTTGtctctgcacttgggaggcagaagcaggcagatctctgagttggaggccagcctggtctacaaagtgagttctagaatATCCAGAGCTGTGTAGAGAGacccggtctcaaaaaaaaaaggggggggagcaGTTTGAAAGCAATGTACAgttggacagatggctcagaggctaagagcaccggctgttcttgcagagaacttgagtgtagtcccagcacccacatgttggctcacaaccatccctaactctagttccagggacttTTACaccctctgcaggcaccaggaatgcactaaggtgcaggcaaaatactcatatgaaacacatataaaataaatggatcatgtctgtgtgtaggtcagaggatttGTAGACTTTGGTTCTCTCCTACGTGGGCTCTAGAGCTCAAACTTGGCTTACCATGTTGTCAgatttggtggcaagcacctctaCTAGTTGAGCTGTTTTGCTGCCCCAGCCTAATGTCTTACATGTTAATGTCCATACTCTGTAGGGCAGGAGGGCTGTTAGGTCAGCTTCTCATGTCAGTAACACTGGCTGATCTTGAACTGATCTGCCTCCAGctgccaagggctgggattacaggagtgtgccctTTGCCTGTCGTGAACTTCTGATGTCCAGTTCACCTTCTCCCAGCTGTCTCAGGAATGTCTCTCATAGATTAGGTTTGTTTCAGTCCTAGCAAGGGTGTTGCTCTCACTTGGAGGAGGATGGTTTTGTTTGGGGGGAATACTTGCTTACTTTAATGTGTAACAGGGCCTCTGTTTATTGGAAGTATTTATTGGAAGTAGAATGTCTTGTCCTGTTAATATGCTATCTTCAGACTCTGGCTGGTTCCTACTCTTCCCCCTCAGTTTTGCTGTTTGGTGGTTAGACTTAGAGATTTGATTTGGTTAGATTTATAATTCTAGTAATTCTAGTTCAAATTCTTGGCCTATTTAGTAGATGGGGCAGTGGTATACCTCTGTGACATCAGAAACTCCCACTGTCTAGTTCTGTCATTATTGTGTACTGGCgtagctatttttcttttttaagatttatttatttattatttatacaatatctgCCTTCATGTAcacttgcaggccagaagaaggcagcagatctcattatagatggttgtgagctaccatgtggttgctgagaattgaactcaggaccagtgctcttaacctctgagccattcctccagcccaacttttttctttttttcttttctttttttttgtggtggtgtTACAGCAAGTGCTCCTCCACTAAGCCACACCCACCACTGCCACTGTTATCTCTTTAGTTGAGATGGGTACTCGGGTAGCctagggtagccttgaactcgtCCTCCTGCTTTCCtatcaagtgctgggactagagcTGTGCCAACATCAGGCTCCTTGGTTTTCAACTAGGGATTTTACAAAACCGTAACCGTCTAGATCCATCATTGTAGAGGGCTTTAAGATGCTGGTTTTTAATCAGTATTCATTAATCATAATTCTTGGATGAGGACTTCTCCCCCAGCATGTGAGAACACACCTCAGAGATAGTGCTGTGGGTTCAGGTCTGTGAACACTGGTAAAGCAGAGGCATAAAGTGTGCGTATGAGAGTTATATTTATGATACACTGTAGCCCGTTAAGCTTTAAAGCTGCGgatcttaatttaaaataagtaatTGCTAAAATGTGGTAATGATTACCTGAACTATTGAAAAACGCACCAGCTAGATTTATTCAATGCAAGGTTCCCACAAACCGCCCCTTTGTCAAGGACACATAAAGTGGGAAGTAGATGAAATGACAGGGACACGAGCATTGGTCAGGTGGAGACACTGTGGAGGAAAGGTGGATGCataattcttttgtgtgtgtgttttgtgtgcttGTATTCTGTGCACtgcgtgtgcctggtgcctaaggAGGACAGAAGACGGTGCTGGGTTCCCTgggactgcagttacagacagctgtgagctgctgtgtggatcCAAGGTCCTTTGGAATCTAGCCAgttctcttaatctctgagccatctctccagcccccatatgcTAGGGTtgtgtatgtttattttttaatatttagctGGGTAGCTagatgtggtggtggtggcggcagcacacgcctttaatcccagcacttgggaggtagaggcaggtagatcttggAGTTCagcaccagcctggtctacaggttagggttaagggttagggttaggctttgttttgcttttcgaGACGagacttaatcccagcactcaggaggcagaaaaaggtaaacctcttgagtttgaggctaccctggtttacagagtgagttccaggatagccagggctacacagagaaaccctgtttcaaaaagcagaggaaaaaaaaaagttgtattttatgtgaatgagtgttttgcttaaATGCATGTATGTGCGCAGCATCTGTCTTTGGTATGAGGTTAGAAGAGGgttagattctctggaactgtagttagtggatggttatgagccatgaTACA encodes the following:
- the Kifc1 gene encoding kinesin-like protein KIFC1, translating into MDAQAQRPPLLEVKRNLELKTTLVKASSRLPLPGSKLKRGADQMEDALEPAKKRIRGLGTVTRVDTGCPRAPRLSTVSQTQAHTAAPKGPKKTGPRGCSTVATVLRNQKPAPTVPAPEPASSAAPMVIKKRAKRPAWDLKGQLCDLNEDLKRYREKTQTLDQENQGLREQLREAQEQAAGLGAERNTLEGELASVRTQAEQGQQKLETLSARVLELEEQLSTTGRLIEELQKERLELQEERRALSARLEEQERRLQASEADLSSSQAELLCLREKTAAQVTLLAEQGDRVHGLEMERRRLHNQLQELKGNIRVFCRVRPVLAGEPTPSPGFLLFPPGPAGPSDPPTRLSLSRSDDRRSTLTGAPAPTTRHDFSFDRVFPPGSKQEEVFEEISMLVQSALDGYPVCIFAYGQTGSGKTFTMEGGAGGDPQLEGLIPRALRHLFSVAQEMSGQGWTYSFVASYVEIYNETVRDLLATGTRKGQGGECEIRRAGPGSEELTVTNARYVPVSCEKEVETLLHLAHQNRAVARTAQNERSSRSHSVFQLQISGEHAARGLQCGAPLNLVDLAGSERLDPGLTLGPGERDRLRETQAINSSLSTLGLVIMALSNKESHVPYRNSKLTYLLQNSLGGSAKMLMFVNISPLEENVSESLNSLRFASKVNQCVIGTAQANKK